Proteins encoded together in one Penaeus vannamei isolate JL-2024 chromosome 41, ASM4276789v1, whole genome shotgun sequence window:
- the LOC113809073 gene encoding uncharacterized protein isoform X1: MPTCSQIFGMFGLVLVTCCVAGWAASTPTGDAESETPHAHGTVPCVVLLQEDVARLFAALRNISEGDTTVMAQMEQLSQTQKTQNMELNHAVREVASGVRRFSEVFSPLLREGGGGEIRSCTNISEALQTKAILNENQIREQQEVNAQLEAKHKQMEEKIRLAGTTKQQLQEQLLQLQMEELQQKHEEIQAKTKNLEAKSALQKAEGEEGQLNSETGLLEQEFQLAKERDQHIETLVDILSQNVTQVIGTKNTLIDLKNDYAEQVTSLTQNLNNTVDMINDLSHENKQLREKKDQINTAGQSLQETKQHLEQKRTALTTQRAELSASVDQVTREKEQLLLSIETLNIDMDQIEFNLRKVRQDLATCDRLSDMEWVF, encoded by the exons ATGCCCACTTGCTCGCAGATTTTCGGGATGTTCGGGCTGGTGCTAGTCACGTGCTGCGTCGCTGGATGGGCGGCCTCTACGCCCACAGGAGATGCCGAATCCGAGACGCCCCACGCCCATGGGACGGTCCCTTGCGTAGTCCTCCTTCAGGAAGATGTTGCTCGCTTGTTCGCCGCCCTCAGAAACATCTCTGAAG GTGATACCACAGTGATGGCGCAGATGGAACAACTGTCCCAGACGCAGAAAACACAAAATATGGAACTAAATCATG CTGTGCGTGAGGTCGCGTCCGGCGTGCGGCGCTTCTCGGAGGTCTTCTCGCCCCTGCTGcgggaaggcggcggcggcg AGATTCGCAGCTGCACAAACATCAGCGAAGCTTTGCAAACAAAGGCCATCCTGAACGAGAACCAAATCCGGGAACAACAAGAAGTGAACGCCCAGCTGGAAGCAAAGCACAAGCAGATGGAGGAGAAAATCCGGCTGGCAGGGACCACCAAGCAGCAGTTGCAAGAACAGCTCCTCCAACTGCAGATGGAGGAGCTACAACAGAAACACGAGGAGATACAGGCCAAGACAAAGAACCTCGAAGCCAAGTCCGCACTCcagaaggcagaaggagaggaaggccaACTGAACAGCGAGACTGGTCTGCTCGAGCAAGAGTTTCAACTTGCCAAGGAACGAGACCAACACATCGAAACCCTAGTTGATATTCTTAGTCAAAATGTCACGCAGGTTATCGGTACTAAGAACACTTTAATAGATCTTAAAAATGATTATGCGGAACAAGTGACCTCCCTCACTCAGAATCTAAATAACACAGTTGACATGATAAATGACTTATCGCATGAAAATAAgcaactgagagagaaaaaagaccagaTCAACACAGCCGGTCAGAGCCTCCAGGAAACGAAGCAGCACTTGGAACAGAAGCGAACCGCACTTACCACTCAAAGAGCAGAATTGAGCGCCAGTGTAGACCAAGTGACACGAGAAAAGGAGCAACTTCTATTAAGCATTGAAACACTCAACATAGATATGGACCAAATTGAATTTAATCTCAGGAAAGTAAGACAGGATCTGGCTACCTGTGATCGCTTGAGTGATATGGAATGGGTGTTTTGA
- the LOC113809073 gene encoding fibrinogen- and Ig-binding protein isoform X3 — translation MPTCSQIFGMFGLVLVTCCVAGWAASTPTGDAESETPHAHGTVPCVVLLQEDVARLFAALRNISEEIRSCTNISEALQTKAILNENQIREQQEVNAQLEAKHKQMEEKIRLAGTTKQQLQEQLLQLQMEELQQKHEEIQAKTKNLEAKSALQKAEGEEGQLNSETGLLEQEFQLAKERDQHIETLVDILSQNVTQVIGTKNTLIDLKNDYAEQVTSLTQNLNNTVDMINDLSHENKQLREKKDQINTAGQSLQETKQHLEQKRTALTTQRAELSASVDQVTREKEQLLLSIETLNIDMDQIEFNLRKVRQDLATCDRLSDMEWVF, via the exons ATGCCCACTTGCTCGCAGATTTTCGGGATGTTCGGGCTGGTGCTAGTCACGTGCTGCGTCGCTGGATGGGCGGCCTCTACGCCCACAGGAGATGCCGAATCCGAGACGCCCCACGCCCATGGGACGGTCCCTTGCGTAGTCCTCCTTCAGGAAGATGTTGCTCGCTTGTTCGCCGCCCTCAGAAACATCTCTGAAG AGATTCGCAGCTGCACAAACATCAGCGAAGCTTTGCAAACAAAGGCCATCCTGAACGAGAACCAAATCCGGGAACAACAAGAAGTGAACGCCCAGCTGGAAGCAAAGCACAAGCAGATGGAGGAGAAAATCCGGCTGGCAGGGACCACCAAGCAGCAGTTGCAAGAACAGCTCCTCCAACTGCAGATGGAGGAGCTACAACAGAAACACGAGGAGATACAGGCCAAGACAAAGAACCTCGAAGCCAAGTCCGCACTCcagaaggcagaaggagaggaaggccaACTGAACAGCGAGACTGGTCTGCTCGAGCAAGAGTTTCAACTTGCCAAGGAACGAGACCAACACATCGAAACCCTAGTTGATATTCTTAGTCAAAATGTCACGCAGGTTATCGGTACTAAGAACACTTTAATAGATCTTAAAAATGATTATGCGGAACAAGTGACCTCCCTCACTCAGAATCTAAATAACACAGTTGACATGATAAATGACTTATCGCATGAAAATAAgcaactgagagagaaaaaagaccagaTCAACACAGCCGGTCAGAGCCTCCAGGAAACGAAGCAGCACTTGGAACAGAAGCGAACCGCACTTACCACTCAAAGAGCAGAATTGAGCGCCAGTGTAGACCAAGTGACACGAGAAAAGGAGCAACTTCTATTAAGCATTGAAACACTCAACATAGATATGGACCAAATTGAATTTAATCTCAGGAAAGTAAGACAGGATCTGGCTACCTGTGATCGCTTGAGTGATATGGAATGGGTGTTTTGA
- the LOC113809073 gene encoding paramyosin isoform X2 produces MPTCSQIFGMFGLVLVTCCVAGWAASTPTGDAESETPHAHGTVPCVVLLQEDVARLFAALRNISEGDTTVMAQMEQLSQTQKTQNMELNHAVREVASGVRRFSEVFSPLLREGGGGDALVRELLENIKAQESQMQDLRRKWNRTAATTQQLEDDDQTLQLEIDLSLKQIQQRRNAIEQVKLNIQETNEENQQLLAKANATAVETFSRRSRMQALKGQVTQLKALYAQKQSAKIQLEQQVTELESSKSEIQQEIALLENRIKSLNNVIVVPNDEKTSLQKSNIRLKENIKKRQAENIELQIATAQLNGILSHLVTDIELQSNQKENIEEELKGLQDSVNSLRNKKDQQQELLVATERERMNECF; encoded by the exons ATGCCCACTTGCTCGCAGATTTTCGGGATGTTCGGGCTGGTGCTAGTCACGTGCTGCGTCGCTGGATGGGCGGCCTCTACGCCCACAGGAGATGCCGAATCCGAGACGCCCCACGCCCATGGGACGGTCCCTTGCGTAGTCCTCCTTCAGGAAGATGTTGCTCGCTTGTTCGCCGCCCTCAGAAACATCTCTGAAG GTGATACCACAGTGATGGCGCAGATGGAACAACTGTCCCAGACGCAGAAAACACAAAATATGGAACTAAATCATG CTGTGCGTGAGGTCGCGTCCGGCGTGCGGCGCTTCTCGGAGGTCTTCTCGCCCCTGCTGcgggaaggcggcggcggcg ACGCTCTCGTACGGGAACTACTGGAAAATATAAAAGCGCAGGAAAGCCAGATGCAGGACCTGCGTCGGAAGTGGAATCGGACAGCCGCCACCACACAGCAGCTTGAGGACGACGACCAGACTCTTCAGCTTGAGATCGACCTCAGCCTCAAGCAGATTCAGCAAAGGAGGAATGCGATCGAGCAAGTGAAGCTTAATATCCAGGAAACGAATGAAGAGAATCAGCAGCTCTTAGCCAAAGCCAATGCCACGGCAGTCGAAACATTTTCCCGTCGAAGCAGAATGCAAGCACTGAAGGGCCAGGTGACGCAGCTGAAAGCACTCTACGCTCAAAAGCAGTCGGCCAAGATCCAGCTAGAACAGCAGGTCACAGAGTTGGAGAGCAGCAAGAGTGAAATCCAGCAGGAAATAGCTCTGCTCGAAAATAGAATTAAGAGTCTCAACAATGTTATAGTCGTACCTAATGATGAGAAAACAAGCCTACAAAAATCGAACATACGgttaaaggaaaatataaagaagagacaggcagaaaacATCGAGCTCCAAATAGCAACTGCTCAATTGAATGGCATCCTAAGTCACCTAGTAACTGACATCGAACTGCAGAGCAACCAAAAGGAGAACATCGAAGAAGAATTAAAGGGACTTCAAGATTCGGTGAACTCTCTAAGGAACAAGAAAGATCAGCAACAAGAACTCTTAGTGGCGACAGAAAGGGAACGAATGAACGAGTGTTTTTAG